In Mustela erminea isolate mMusErm1 chromosome 20, mMusErm1.Pri, whole genome shotgun sequence, the sequence GCTGGACCTCCTTTGGACCTCTTCCAAAGTCTAGCACACCTGCGACTCAAAACCCATCAGCTCCTGGCTGagcctggcttctctccctccagaagagatcacagaCTAAGAGGCAAGCCCTCCATGTCCAGTGGGTCAGGAAATGGAACAGTGTCAGCACCTGGGAAACCCGTCTTCCCTTCACAGCCCCTCTGTCTTCCCAGAGCTCATGTGTCAGAGATCACTGGCACAGTTACTCTCTCCTGGGGTTTCCGAGGACCAGGAGTCCCACCGTAGCTCACCACATTCTCCCTCACAGGCTGCAGTCAAGGGGTCTCATCTGGGGCTGTTCTGGAGAAGGGGCTTTGCACACTCACCCGGTCATTGGCAGCAGGTAGCTACTTTCTGAGTGTCAGTAAGAGGCTACTCTGGGGGCAGCCACAGCATGGCATCTTCTCTGAAAGGGAGAGGGTCCCCACACAAGAGAGGCGTGATTTTAAGATTGTActtctttgacagagaaacagcatgCGCTCAAAAGTGGGgcgggaggagggcagagaggagagatgcTCGACAGACTCGGTGATGACCGTGGAACCCAGCGTGGGCTCTTttatctcacagccctgaggtcatgacctgaactgaaatccagagtcagacatctgaccgaccgagccacccaggtgccccacgggAGAGGCATCATTAATTATGGAAGTGACACCCCATGCCCACAGAACTCTGTGGGTTGAAAGCAAGCCATAGGGTCCGTTAGCATGGCCGGTAAttccaaagggaaaaacaaaagagaagaagaaaggaagaataatgCTGGGGAGGATGTGCAGAAATTGGAGCCCTCACTCGccgctgctggtgggaatgggaCGCAGCAGCTTCTGGGGAGAACCGTCTGGTGGTTCCTCACAAGTTAAACAGTGGTCTGACTCAGCAGCTACACCCCGCAGACGCAGACCCAAGAGACCTGCAAGGAGGAGCTGCAGTCCTCAGGCGCACACGTGTACAGCAGCATCACTCGGAATAGCCAGAAGGTGGAGACAACCAAAGAGCCATCAACAGCTGGATGGATGAGCAGAAAACAGAACGTGGGCAACCATTCGGAGGGTCCTCAGGAAGTTAAAATAGGAATGCCAGATAATCCGGTAATTCCACCCCTGGGTGTTGACccagagaaagtgaaaacactgatTTCCATAAAAGGATTTCAAGGTCCAGTGTGGGGACCTTGAAAACGATGCTAAgtgcaaaagaagccagacacaaaagaccacacatCCTACGACTGCATTTATGCAAAATACCTAGAATCAGTCAATCCGTACAGACAGAACAGAGACAGGGGACCTTCAGAGCTGGGAGTGACTGGTTCTGGGCACATGGCTTCCTTCCGAGGGTGGCAGCAAGTTTTGGAAATAGGTAGTGATGATGAATGTAGAAGATGCTGTGAGGCAGTCCCCAGGAGGTGGGGCTCCCGGGGTGGTACTCTTCGTGACACTTTTGAGTCTGTGCTTGTCTTAGCCTCTGCGTCTGACCTTCGTGCTTCATCTGGGTCAGTTAGTCACTTACAACACATGTCGTTAACGTTTTGGTTTTGCTGATAGTATTTTATTCTGGGCCTTTACCTTGGTCACACACGttctgtttctgttcctttttccctctttctggggggtgggggggtttaGACTTGTAACATTCTACTCTTTCCTCTCCATTACTTTGGAACTCATACATTCTATTTGTGTTCTGCGGTTGCCGAGAACTTGCCATAGGCACGCTTATGATGTCGTGGTGCCCCACGATCACCTCCAAGAGATCAAGGTCCAACTCCCTGGAACTTGTGAGTGTGGCCTTAGATGGCAAAAGGTTTTTGAACATAAGTTTAAGAATTTTGAGAtgggagggcgcctgggcggctcagtcgttgggcgtctgccttcagctcaggtcgtgatcccagggtcctggaattgagccccacatcaggctccttgctcggcgggaggcctgcttctctctctcccactccccctgcttgtgttccctcgctcgctgtgtctctctgtcaaataaataattaaaatcttttttaaaaaataaaaaaaaagggacgcctgggtggctcagttgcttaagcgactgccttcggctcaggtcatgatcccagcgtactgggatcgagtcccacatcaggctccttgctcggcagggaggctgcttctccctcttcctctgccttccactctctctacctgtgccctcgctctctctctctaacaaataaataaaaatctttaaaaaaaaaaattctgagatgggggcatctgggtggctcagtcattaagcggctatcttcggctcaggtggtgatcccagggtcctcattgggctccctggtcagtgaggagtctgcgtctccttctcccactccccctgcttgtgttccccctcccaccatgtctctctctgtcaaataaataaataaaatccttaaaaaataataatgataaaataatttatagagaatacatttgtgttaagtcactaagtttgtgtTACgccagcaataggaaactaatacacctaCCGAAATCTAACATTGATAAAAGCCTTTTGTGCCCCTGGATGAGATGAGGACTTAAGAGCTCTTGAATGTCGTGCCGCTGTGACTCGGTTCTGACAGTTGTCGCTATCTGTCTGGTGTTTCATGTCTGTTGAGGCTTTGTTCTGTGTAACTCCACAGACattattttattcagaattaaTGTTTGTATTTGCTGCTTCGTTTGTTCATTCCTTCTTACACTGCATCTTCTGCCTGGGCTCACTCTCCTGCTTCAAGTACATCCTTGACTAGAGGCGCGTGAGGCCCCGGGGTACAGAACGTCAGGAGGAGCTCCTGCTCAGGGTGTGCCGGGGCTGTAGTCTGGAAAacttattcttaaagattttcatttattcatgagagacagagaggcagggggagtgggacagggagaagcaggctccccattgagctgggagccccatgcggaactcaatcccaggaccctgggaccgtgacccaaatcgaaggcagacacctaactatctgagccacccaggagccctggagaaTTTATTCTAACCTACCTTAAGTTCCCTACTTCTCTTAATGATCGTGTTTTGTCTGTTTAACTTATCCATTGGgttttaaggttgtttttttttttttaaagattttatttattcatttgacagagatcacaagcaggcagagaggcaggcagagagtgggggaagctggctccccgctgagcagagagcccgacacggggctccatcccaggaccctgggatcatgacctgagccaaaggcggaggcttaacccactgagccacccaggtgcccggattTTACGTTTTGATGACTGTgtcttttcttcatctgtgtatACAGGTTTAATGCAATTCATATCAAAATGCCAGCTTATCATAGGTGCTGtgtccctttttatattttattacttcctgcagatatttaaaatcttgtctttgtggggcgcctgggtggctcagtgggttaagcctctgccttcggctcaggtcatgatctccgggtccctggatcgagtcccgcatcaggctctctgctcagcagggagactgcttcctcctctctctctctctgcctgcctctctgcctacttgtgatctctctctgtcaaataaataaataaaatctttaaaaaaataaaaaataaaatctcatctttgatcttttttttctttctttttttttttcttatcttttttttcttaatacactAGGCACACCCGTAATTGAACCTGACACATTTGGTGCCTGACCTTCGTGGTCTGTCATGCAGACTCACGGGTCTGCCGGCTCTCACACACGGTGTGCCGTAACCCCTCGTGTGCTTGGTGAGTTTGCTGCGCTTTGCCTTCTGTGGTCTGTGATGAGGCGCCTTTATCCACGGAGGATTTATTTGCTTCTGTAGGTGCCTGGGGCCTATGAAGGATCCCTGAGAATgtttgggaaaattttttaaaaaatatttttatttggttagtttttaagtaatttctacacccagtgtggggcgtgagctcacaaccccgagaccaagagttgcacagtccactgactgagccagccaggtgccctgagtccaggatcattttttatttttagattttatttatttatttatttgacagagatcacaagtaggcagagaggcagtcagagagagagaggaggaagcaggctccccgctgagcagagagccctacgtggggctcgatcccaggaccctgaaccaaaggcagaggctcaactcactgagccaccaggcacccctccaggatcattttaaatgaaatccatAGTCTGAGATTGGGGGGAGACCATTCAGGTGACAGGAACTTGTGTTGCAgatcatgggattttttttttttttaagattttatttatctatttgacagagatcacaagtaggcagagaggcaggcagagagagagagaggaggaagctggctcccgcggagcagagagcccaatgtggggctcgatcctaggacggaccctgagaccatgaccccagccgcaggcagaggcttaacccactgagctacccaggtaccccagatcATGGGATTTTAACATCAGGAAATGATGTTCCTTTTTGGCTAAACACCAagctatttttttcctcaggCCTTATGtttgaggaaaggaaggaattgTCCAGTGCGTGTAGCCTTTGGGGGCCCAGTTTTATGGGGAAGAGTCACCTACTGAGCACATCACCTtatactggctttttttttttttttttttttaagcgtatGAGCCCATGAGGAAGAAGATTCTATCCCCAGTTTGCTAGTTTTGGCAAATATCTCAGGACCCAGGAGTTTAGGTGTTGTGATAATCTCTCCCTGTCGGAGTTCTCGCCTTTACTTTGGTTTTGGCCTGAAAGCTCCTTATTATCTCCTTTGCTCGTTGATGCTTTTAGGACCATTTAGCCTGGGTGTCCACTGGGTTCAGTCGGAGAGCTCACACTTCTTGATCGTGGGGTTctaagtttaagccccacattgggtatagagttGACGTAATTAAAAACATTAGCTCATGCTAAACCTTAAGGAATTCTGAGTGCTCCACTATTAAAAATTAAGcaagggggtgtctgggtggctccatgggctaagcatctgcctcagctcaggtcatgatctcagggtcctgggattgagccccgagttgggctccttgctccgcaaggagcctggggctccccctgctcccctgcttgtgctctctccctgacaactaaataagcattaaaaaattaaagtgtattaatttacaaataatttgttaaaaacaaaatactgaaagctctttttttcctgaaaactctTTACTTTCAATTACGTCACTACAGTTCACTACTATCTGTGTTCCTATTACCCATGTGGACCTCTAGTGCATCTTGCATTTGGACAGTGGGAATACAACAGAGGCAGAAACTATATGTGTCTTCCTAGTTTTCCCTCCAGCGATAGCATTTGGTAACTTGACCTCAGTCATCAGAGCACCGGCAAATGCTGCAGATAAGCCCCTTCCCGGAAGGCCGGAGCACCCATCATGAGACACTCGCCAGCCCACGACTGTGCACACCTGAAATGCTTTCCCGAAAggtcgttttcttttttttttttagagtttatttatttgagcgagagagcgagtgagcccacaagcaggggtgggggctgagggagagggagaagcggactctccgctgagcagggagcccaactggggctccaacccaggaccccgggatcatgacctgagccgaaggcctaCGTTTAGCtgacactgagccacacaggtgccccccagaAGGTCATTCTGGGGTACACTTCCAGCACAAGTGTATTAGATCTTGCCTTTTTATGTCTTTTCCTGCTCATTATCCTGTTAAGGAGCATTTCAACATGCACGTGTTTGAGGATCACTGCAAATGTCTGTGTGCCATCGGCCCCTGTGAGCTGCCAGTTTCTCCTTCCACTTGCTCTTCTGCTGGGTTCACTAGCTCAGAAAAAGGTGGGGGAAGGTAAAAGAATGTGGAGGTGTGTCTTGTGTGAGGAAGGTTGGAACCCTTCCCCCGCTGTCTGTGACAGTATTTTTCTCCAATCCCCCCATGTTGCTGTTCTTCCCTCCCCGGACCGGGCACTTTCCTCTCTATATGTCCTATGTGCCACTTTTCCCAGTGTCACTTTGAGGAtgccatttaagaaaaatatatccaaatgTTCCCGGAAGGACCTGGAGCGCTGTGCATTCAATGTTAGCTTGTTGCACGCCTgcgtgtctgtgtatgtgtgtgtgtgtgtgacacacacgCTCTTGATCTGACCCCATGTCCTCCCCGTGTGTTCACAGTTGCTCCTGCGCCAGGTGGATGCGCTGGACCCGCTGGGATACAGAGGAAGGGGCAGTAAGTGcgctattttctgtttctttaatgacTATGATTGATTTGGAGAAGAaatagctaaaaacaaaacaaaacagaaaaatgctcTGACGTCTGTCTCCTCAGAAGTGTGGGGTGTAGGCAGGGCTCCCGCCGGATCCACCTTGTCTACTACACGACTCCCACCGCCCAGGTCCAGGGTCTGGCGAGGGCCTCTCACACCGGCCTCCAGGGCCCCCTCCAGGGCCTTAGTCTGCGCAGGTCCTGGGCCCCGCCGGCAGGAGGCGCCGCTCCCTCCCCTTCCCGGAGGGTGGACCCTGAGGGCGGTTCCGGAGGACGGTCCGGGCCCCTCCCCAAGCCTGTCTCGGGCGCCAGGGATGGGGGCGACCTAGGGCTCCCCTCGACCGCGCAGGGCGCCCAGCGAGCAGCCAGGGGCGCGCCCGGGTCTGATGACGTGGGGTGCGCCTCAGAGGTGCCCGGACCCCCCGACCCCGCAGACCCGCGCGCGCCCCCAGAGACGACACGTGCGGCCGGTCGAGGCTTTCTGGCTGGACTTTACTGGGACTCCGGAGCTCTCGGGAGGGGCGGCTGGGGTCCCGCGACGCCCCCTGGAGTCTAGCGGTAGCTGGAGGCCAGCGCCGCGCTCACGTGGCTCAGGAACTTGTCCAGCGAGGCGTGCATGGCGGGGCCGAAGTCTCCGGGGTAGTGCCGGGCGAGGGTGACCAGCAGGCAGTGGCCGAGGAACTGTAGGGAGAGGGAGTCGTCCGGCCCGGAGCCGCCCTCCGCCACCGCCCGGCCTCGGCCACCGCGGGCCCCGCGCCCGGCCGCGCTCACCTTGAAGTTGACGGGGTCCACCCGCAGCTGGAGCGCGTGCAGGTCGCTCAGCGCCGACAGCGCGCCCGGCAGATCGTCCAGGTGGGCCACGGCGAGGGTCAGCGCATCGGCCACCTTCTTGCCGTGGGCCTTGACCTGGGCGGAGCCGGGGCTCAGGTCGAAGTGGGGGAAGTAGGTCTTGGTGGCGGGGAAGGACGCGAAGGTCCTGCGGGAGGAAGCTCGAGTGAGGTGCGTCCTGGGGAGGAAGCCCGGGGGGCGGGGGTACCCGGCGCGGCGGCGGAGGCGCAAAGCCCGGGAGCCGGAGGTCACGGGGGCCGGGTGGCCGCACCTCTCCAAGGCCTCGGTTGTGTAGATGCCGACGTTGCTCCCCAGCTTCCTCCAGAGCGCGCGCACCGCTGCCCTGTCCGCGGCGGACAGCGCCATCGCGGAGCCTGCGTCCTGCCGCGCGCGCGCCCCGCGCCCGGTCCCTGCGCCTGCGCCACCGGGGTCCCCGCGGCCTCCAGGGGGCGCCGCCGCCGCGTCCGCGCCGCACCCCTGCTAGCGGAGTCTGGCTCCGAGCGGTCCCGGAGCTTGGCACCTTCCTGGTAGCCGTGGACGCCGCCGTCCCATTCTCCTAGTGTCTACGGTCCGGAAAGTCCTCACTTACTAGTATTAGGGGATCCTGAATTGTATCATGAACTTTGACAGTGACTCTCAACttattctccctcccttcctccagagCCTGTGATGACTCTATTTTCGCATTTATGGTATAAAATGAACAGGAAAAGGTCCTCTTCCCAAACTTGTGAGACTTCAGCGGGAAACCAATGTCCTGAGCGGGGCTCGTAGCAATTGTTCTTTCAGGACGGAAAACAGGTATTAAATGCCTCGGACATATCTCAAAAGCGATACCTGATCCCTGTGGGGcccccactctgtgccaggcaccgcTCCCCGCATTAAAAGAATTGCCGGGTGGGGGGCTTCTGGGGAGCTCAGTCGGTTACCCAgccggctcttgatctcagctcaggtcctaatctcagggcgCTCAGTTCAAGAcctgtgtggagcctacttaaataaactttttggTACAATTACTATATAACATAAGATTACCATATTagccattttattctattttattttatttttgagagggagagagagggtggacTGGCCgaggaagagagactcttaagctgggagtggagcccaatgccaggctccgtctcacaaccttgagatcacgacctgagccgaaatcaagggtcagataacttaaccaactgagccacccagatgccaacCCCATCTAAGCCATTTTGAAGTGACTTTAACCACAtccacagtgttgtgcaaccaccactgTCATCATCCCAAATGGAAACTTTGTCCCCATTAGCAGTCACCCCATACCCcctctcctccagtcccagcaGCCTGGTCTTTGTGTGAGGACGCCTATTCTGGACGTttcatgtgagtgaaatcacacATTCCTGTGTccggcttctttcatttagcaccaTTCCCGGGGTCCTTCCTGCTCTAGGCTGTGTCCCCGCTTCCAGCTCTTCATGACTGACTGCGTTTTGTTTACACGTTCATCCCCCGGTAGACATTTGGGTTTTCCCACCTTGAGCCCAGGCCATCATTTTCAtgataacaaaagaaagaagactgcCTAGTACTGGGAGCTCATACTGTACCACCAGCTGTGCCACAAGTGTCACCAGTTGAGGCAGAGGCCTGCCATCTCATTTTCCAAGGATGACTCTGGGACCTCGGGAAGAAAGGACATTGCTGTTAGCTGGGGGCTGGGCCCCCATGGCTGCCAGGACCAGACACCGAGGCGGCAGGGGGCTTGCTCTGAGGGCAGGAAGCACACAGGAGTGCTGAGACCCAGGACCTGGCTCTTCTCtgttgcagtgtgtgtgtgtgtgtgtgtgtgtgtgtgtgtgtgtgtaggggggttgggggtggtgggccTCTGGGCTATGTAGTCAGTGCTGAGCTGACCCCCAAAGCCAGGCCTCCAGGTCCATATAGCCCCAGGACAGCAAGCTCTTCACAGCGTGTGTCCTGGAAGTGACCCTGGGAGAAAGCAGCACCACCAGGAAATTGCCTGGCATCTGGGATGGGCTGCTCATCCCGATTTCATCTAGATTGTGTGCGTATTTGAGGAGCACTTGACAGGTCAGGGGCATTTGGTGAGACTCCCAGGAGCCTGACCTCtggtcttccccaccccccaacttcaGGGAAAGCAGTGGGAGAGCTCAGAGGTCCAGGCTGGAGGCCCATGAACTCTCCAACCAAGCGTGTGTcataaaacataaaggaaaagcaGTTCATTGTTCGAGCAAATCGCAGGAAAATCCACAAAGCTCCGGAATGAAATGGAGGGCTTGGCCTGCGTGCAGCAGAGCACTCCCCGGTGCCGGTGGGGAGCGGGAAATCCCAGGCAGGGGCGGCAGAACCGGCCCCactcccccctcctcttccccgtcttcctttccctctcctggccGCTGCGGACGGTCCGTGGTGCGAAGCAAGGAGAACCCCcggccttccccccaccccgcacgtTCGCACACAGAGAACAACAGAGAGACGCGCACAGgctgcagcccactcagactttATTCAGAGATCGGAAGGTTGAGGTGCGCGAAGCGCAAGAGGGCCC encodes:
- the HBQ1 gene encoding hemoglobin subunit theta-1 isoform X3, with the protein product MALSAADRAAVRALWRKLGSNVGIYTTEALERTFASFPATKTYFPHFDLSPGSAQVKAHGKKVADALTLAVAHLDDLPGALSALSDLHALQLRVDPVNFKFLSHVSAALASSYR
- the HBQ1 gene encoding hemoglobin subunit theta-1 isoform X1, whose product is MALSAADRAAVRALWRKLGSNVGIYTTEALERCGHPAPVTSGSRALRLRRRAGYPRPPGFLPRTHLTRASSRRTFASFPATKTYFPHFDLSPGSAQVKAHGKKVADALTLAVAHLDDLPGALSALSDLHALQLRVDPVNFKFLGHCLLVTLARHYPGDFGPAMHASLDKFLSHVSAALASSYR
- the HBQ1 gene encoding hemoglobin subunit theta-1 isoform X2 yields the protein MALSAADRAAVRALWRKLGSNVGIYTTEALERTFASFPATKTYFPHFDLSPGSAQVKAHGKKVADALTLAVAHLDDLPGALSALSDLHALQLRVDPVNFKFLGHCLLVTLARHYPGDFGPAMHASLDKFLSHVSAALASSYR